One Natronolimnobius sp. AArcel1 genomic region harbors:
- a CDS encoding rubrerythrin-like domain-containing protein: MPHDQDVEGDTSKISSEYECMQCGRIVTARTNPGECEECGGDFQNRAKSIE, encoded by the coding sequence ATGCCGCACGATCAAGACGTCGAAGGCGACACGTCGAAGATTTCCTCCGAATACGAGTGCATGCAATGTGGGCGAATCGTCACGGCGCGGACGAATCCCGGCGAATGTGAGGAGTGTGGTGGTGACTTCCAGAACCGGGCAAAATCGATCGAATAA
- a CDS encoding 50S ribosomal protein L21e yields the protein MPNSNGPRQGTRRKLSNAPRDRGSSPPQRAIQEYEEGEKVHLKIDPSVHKGRFHPRFDGLTGEVIGKQGNAFKVEINDGGKDKILIVTAAHMRAQDRAEDRV from the coding sequence ATGCCGAACTCTAATGGCCCACGCCAAGGAACCCGACGAAAGCTTTCGAACGCACCTCGAGACCGCGGTTCCTCGCCACCACAGCGAGCGATTCAGGAATACGAAGAGGGCGAAAAAGTCCACCTCAAGATTGACCCAAGCGTTCACAAGGGTCGATTCCACCCGCGCTTCGACGGTCTGACCGGCGAAGTCATCGGCAAACAGGGCAACGCGTTCAAAGTTGAGATCAACGACGGCGGCAAAGACAAGATTCTGATCGTCACCGCCGCACACATGCGCGCACAAGACCGCGCCGAAGATCGGGTCTAA
- a CDS encoding RNA polymerase Rpb4 family protein produces MTIFKEIVDEEFLTVSETKELLADIEAERALDEDRELPYELARAIEHANRFTALEPEEAQQLVDDLQELEKVDEPTAYKITNLLPRNRDELRSVYSQQRYTLSGDELDDILNVVAKYA; encoded by the coding sequence ATGACGATCTTCAAAGAGATCGTCGACGAGGAGTTTCTCACCGTCTCCGAAACGAAGGAACTTCTCGCCGACATCGAAGCCGAACGCGCACTGGATGAGGACCGCGAGCTGCCGTACGAACTCGCGCGTGCGATTGAGCACGCAAACCGGTTTACCGCACTCGAGCCTGAGGAGGCCCAACAACTGGTCGACGACCTGCAGGAGCTCGAGAAGGTCGACGAGCCAACGGCGTACAAAATCACGAATCTCCTGCCACGAAATCGAGACGAACTCCGATCCGTGTACTCACAGCAGCGGTACACGCTCTCGGGCGACGAACTCGATGACATTCTCAACGTCGTCGCGAAGTACGCCTGA
- a CDS encoding DUF655 domain-containing protein yields MSEADSDGTDVRRAVVLDYLAHGLSDDGRPQYEKSPAGYALGIEDFALYQVAFDEDERLTIGSEVVVSPPSERSVVTECQQVEYGALSSGAQSELEYVVQDLVEENEQRFVDFYNDAQPITLRLHQLNLLPGIGKKLRNGILDERKRKPFESFDELSERVSGLHDPDEVLVERILEELQDDDLKYQTFVGQQDQ; encoded by the coding sequence ATGAGCGAAGCCGACAGCGACGGGACGGACGTTCGACGCGCGGTCGTGTTGGATTACCTTGCACATGGTCTGTCGGACGATGGGCGACCACAGTATGAGAAGTCACCGGCAGGCTATGCCCTTGGAATCGAGGATTTCGCCCTCTACCAGGTTGCTTTCGATGAGGATGAGCGCCTTACAATCGGGAGCGAAGTCGTCGTCTCGCCACCGAGCGAGCGATCTGTTGTCACGGAGTGCCAACAGGTCGAGTACGGCGCCCTCTCATCGGGTGCCCAGTCCGAACTCGAGTACGTCGTCCAGGACTTAGTCGAGGAGAACGAACAGCGCTTCGTCGATTTCTACAACGATGCCCAGCCGATTACGCTGCGACTCCACCAACTCAACCTCCTGCCTGGCATCGGGAAGAAGCTCCGTAACGGCATCTTAGACGAGCGAAAACGGAAGCCATTCGAGAGCTTCGATGAACTCTCCGAGCGCGTCTCTGGGCTGCACGACCCAGATGAAGTGCTCGTCGAGCGCATTCTCGAGGAGTTACAAGACGACGATCTGAAGTACCAGACGTTCGTCGGCCAACAAGATCAGTAG
- a CDS encoding universal stress protein, whose protein sequence is MMIETILLAIGPGDSDRVDSLVNQTAAVAGPTEATVVLAHIIEPDEYENEVHNYHDAIDQMGIDLENRNLTPETLAKETEPIGEITKRLDEADIEVDIRAGVGDRAEEIVDLADEIDADNLIVGGRKRSPTGKAVFGSTAQRVLLTAPCPVTYVRSGTI, encoded by the coding sequence ATTATGATTGAGACGATTCTCCTTGCGATTGGACCGGGCGATAGCGACCGCGTTGACTCGCTTGTCAATCAGACGGCTGCCGTTGCCGGGCCAACAGAAGCCACCGTCGTACTGGCACACATCATCGAGCCCGACGAGTACGAAAACGAGGTCCACAACTACCACGATGCCATCGACCAGATGGGCATCGACCTCGAGAACCGCAACCTCACACCGGAGACGCTCGCAAAGGAGACTGAACCGATCGGCGAAATCACGAAGCGACTGGATGAGGCAGACATCGAGGTCGACATCCGCGCCGGCGTCGGCGACCGAGCCGAAGAGATCGTCGACCTCGCAGACGAGATCGATGCGGACAACCTTATCGTCGGTGGCCGCAAGCGCTCGCCGACTGGCAAGGCAGTCTTCGGCAGCACGGCACAGCGTGTGCTGTTGACTGCGCCGTGTCCAGTCACCTACGTCCGCAGCGGAACGATCTAA
- a CDS encoding 16S ribosomal RNA methyltransferase A: MRDPDALIARAGVRGDPDRDQHFLVDDRVLDRLPTYLEDLEVDTSHLLEIGGGTGALTDRLLAIADEVTVIERDRTLAAFLEEEFRDEIEAGQLTVIEGDALEADLPDFTASVSNLPYGVSSEITFRLLPEGRPLVLMFQQEFAERMVAESGTSEYGRLSVSTQHYADVELVESIPKEAFSPAPAVQSAVIRAVPRKPDYEVDDEEFFLRFVKALFTQRRKTIRNAIRNTAHISNLEEPEAVVEAADDDILQKRADAMAPAEFAALAQLALEVGEPTT, translated from the coding sequence ATGAGAGATCCCGATGCGCTGATCGCCCGGGCGGGTGTCCGCGGCGATCCGGACCGTGACCAGCACTTTCTCGTCGACGACCGCGTTCTGGACCGGCTACCAACCTACCTCGAGGACCTCGAGGTCGACACGAGCCATCTGCTCGAGATCGGTGGCGGGACGGGCGCGCTCACCGACCGACTGCTTGCGATTGCTGACGAAGTAACCGTTATCGAACGCGACCGGACACTCGCCGCGTTTCTCGAGGAGGAGTTTCGTGACGAGATTGAGGCGGGGCAACTGACGGTGATCGAGGGCGACGCCCTCGAGGCCGATCTGCCGGATTTCACGGCGTCAGTCTCGAATCTTCCCTACGGCGTTTCGAGTGAGATCACCTTCCGATTACTTCCGGAAGGGCGCCCGCTCGTGTTGATGTTCCAGCAGGAGTTCGCCGAGCGGATGGTCGCCGAGTCCGGAACCAGTGAGTACGGGCGGCTGTCCGTGTCGACCCAGCACTATGCGGATGTTGAACTCGTCGAGTCGATTCCGAAGGAAGCGTTTTCGCCAGCGCCGGCTGTCCAGAGTGCAGTCATTCGTGCAGTGCCTCGAAAACCCGACTACGAGGTCGATGACGAGGAATTCTTCCTCCGATTCGTCAAGGCGCTCTTTACGCAACGCCGGAAGACGATCCGCAACGCGATTCGGAACACGGCCCACATCTCGAATCTCGAGGAGCCAGAGGCAGTCGTCGAGGCGGCTGACGACGACATCCTCCAGAAGCGGGCTGATGCGATGGCGCCCGCAGAGTTCGCGGCGCTTGCGCAGTTGGCGCTCGAGGTCGGCGAGCCGACGACATAA
- a CDS encoding mechanosensitive ion channel family protein, whose protein sequence is MDLGVLDFNWLAGVTESTEQKVAVTLAAAGLLLIVLFTYRRLQSWVSDRTRPLYGDIASTIVLIGTCLVSFSIVVGVWEWTDEVQNLSDQHDIGGEVIAQAIVTFILAVGALIVTRFIKRMIDEVFDTASTVTDHQREISQRISQVIIWSVALIIILSVWVEDLGGLLVGAGFLGIVVGMAAQQVLGTILAGFVLMFARPFEIGDWVEVEGQQGIVTDISIINTRIRSFDGEYIMVPNDVISSEMVTNRSRFGRLRVEVDVGIDYESDVERAAELAADAVSDLEDPLSAPGAQVITKEFGDSAVVLGVRFWIDSPNARQYTESRTAAINAIKEAFDEEGIKIPYPQRELTGRTETNGFQVTTHGAEPPSEESTEGQEHRMTSPEGE, encoded by the coding sequence ATGGATCTCGGAGTACTCGATTTCAACTGGCTCGCCGGGGTGACGGAGTCGACCGAGCAAAAAGTCGCCGTGACGCTCGCAGCTGCCGGTCTCTTGTTGATCGTCTTGTTCACCTACCGCCGGTTGCAATCGTGGGTGAGCGACCGGACACGGCCGCTGTACGGCGATATCGCCTCGACGATCGTACTCATCGGGACCTGTCTGGTGTCGTTTTCGATTGTCGTCGGTGTCTGGGAGTGGACAGATGAGGTACAGAATCTCTCGGATCAGCACGATATCGGCGGCGAGGTCATTGCACAGGCGATTGTGACGTTCATCCTGGCTGTCGGCGCGTTGATCGTCACGCGGTTTATTAAGCGGATGATCGACGAGGTGTTCGATACGGCGTCGACCGTGACCGATCACCAACGCGAAATCTCCCAGCGCATCTCACAGGTCATCATCTGGTCGGTCGCACTCATTATTATTCTCAGCGTCTGGGTTGAGGACCTCGGCGGCCTCCTCGTCGGTGCTGGTTTCCTCGGAATTGTCGTTGGGATGGCCGCCCAGCAGGTGCTCGGAACGATCCTCGCCGGGTTCGTCCTCATGTTCGCCAGACCGTTTGAAATCGGCGACTGGGTCGAAGTCGAGGGTCAGCAAGGAATCGTGACCGACATCTCGATTATCAACACACGTATCCGATCCTTTGACGGCGAATACATCATGGTCCCCAACGATGTCATCTCCTCAGAAATGGTCACGAACCGCTCGAGATTCGGGCGCTTACGCGTCGAAGTCGATGTTGGCATCGACTACGAAAGCGACGTCGAGCGGGCAGCCGAACTCGCAGCAGACGCTGTTTCTGACCTCGAGGACCCGCTCTCGGCACCGGGAGCACAGGTCATCACCAAGGAGTTTGGTGATTCAGCGGTGGTCCTTGGCGTCCGATTCTGGATCGATAGCCCGAACGCACGCCAGTACACGGAGTCACGAACGGCGGCGATCAACGCGATCAAGGAGGCGTTCGACGAGGAAGGAATCAAGATTCCGTATCCACAGCGCGAACTGACTGGGCGAACCGAAACAAACGGGTTTCAGGTCACAACCCACGGTGCAGAACCGCCGTCCGAGGAGTCGACGGAGGGCCAAGAGCACCGCATGACCTCACCGGAGGGAGAGTAA
- a CDS encoding HemK2/MTQ2 family protein methyltransferase gives MSLEERRDIGGDVYQPAEDSYLLAEAASERLQAETAGTEKQPLVLEVGTGSGYVAAHVSEETNARVIAADLNPHAAQEARDKGLESVQADLVSPFADDAFDAVLFNPPYLPTDPENEWDDWMERALSGGEDGRAVIDPFLESVGRVLAPDGVVYLLVSSLTGVDEVVERAGENGFSAVAIADESFPFETLTVLELLR, from the coding sequence ATGAGCCTCGAGGAACGCCGTGATATTGGCGGCGATGTCTACCAGCCGGCCGAGGACTCGTATCTGCTCGCCGAAGCGGCGTCCGAGCGCCTGCAGGCGGAGACTGCTGGTACTGAGAAGCAGCCACTCGTTCTCGAGGTTGGCACTGGTTCGGGCTACGTCGCTGCCCACGTCAGCGAGGAAACGAACGCGCGCGTGATCGCTGCGGATCTGAACCCCCACGCCGCTCAAGAAGCCCGCGACAAGGGCCTCGAGTCCGTCCAGGCTGACCTCGTCTCGCCGTTCGCAGACGACGCCTTCGACGCCGTCCTGTTCAACCCGCCGTACCTCCCGACGGACCCCGAAAACGAGTGGGACGACTGGATGGAACGCGCCCTCTCGGGCGGCGAGGACGGCCGCGCCGTGATTGACCCATTCCTCGAGTCAGTTGGCCGGGTACTCGCTCCCGACGGCGTCGTCTACCTGCTCGTGAGCAGTTTAACGGGCGTCGACGAGGTCGTCGAACGCGCCGGCGAGAACGGCTTTAGCGCCGTCGCCATCGCCGACGAGTCGTTTCCGTTTGAGACGCTGACCGTTCTCGAGTTGCTTCGATAG
- a CDS encoding M48 family metallopeptidase has product MNGRSLHSLRVRLAATLALLVALAVGVVATVAWATYTLVGAVGGARATAVSDAGPLLAGLLVLAACVLVVAHSRYGYRRVLESVEATPLEDGDSDPHGLRDRVRRFAQAADVETPRVAVAPEREPTSFTIGNGTDATVVVTEGLLEALSADELEAVLAHEVAHLANRDATVATVAATVGSISEGLFARERRIGTWLQFLLTIGSITVVLVLVAIPILVLSVVYLLVSVLARVVLAVGAVTVGIHAQTREYAADRAGAELAGDPAALASALETLAAAGPPETDARTQFHASSTLGIVPYALTATDDITVPSSLARWVPDADSELDRAAWVRGLSRGFGRVGRALEWRPSTHPPVAERVERLRQQARES; this is encoded by the coding sequence ATGAACGGACGCTCGTTGCACTCACTTCGCGTCCGACTCGCGGCGACGCTCGCGCTGCTCGTCGCGCTCGCGGTCGGGGTGGTCGCCACCGTCGCGTGGGCGACCTACACGCTCGTTGGCGCAGTTGGCGGCGCTCGAGCCACCGCAGTTTCGGACGCCGGCCCGCTTCTCGCTGGCCTACTCGTTCTCGCAGCATGCGTGTTGGTCGTCGCACACAGCCGCTATGGCTACCGGCGCGTCCTCGAGTCCGTCGAGGCCACGCCGCTGGAGGACGGCGATTCCGATCCGCACGGCCTTCGCGACCGTGTTCGACGCTTCGCACAGGCAGCGGATGTCGAAACACCGCGGGTCGCGGTCGCGCCCGAACGCGAACCGACGAGTTTCACGATCGGCAACGGCACTGATGCAACCGTCGTCGTCACGGAGGGACTGCTCGAGGCGCTTTCTGCGGACGAACTCGAGGCGGTCCTCGCCCACGAGGTTGCCCACCTCGCAAATCGGGATGCAACTGTTGCAACCGTCGCGGCAACGGTTGGCTCGATTTCGGAGGGGCTGTTCGCGCGCGAGCGACGCATCGGGACGTGGCTCCAGTTTCTGCTCACGATTGGCTCGATAACGGTCGTGCTCGTCCTCGTCGCGATTCCAATCCTCGTGCTCTCAGTCGTCTACCTGCTCGTAAGCGTCCTCGCCAGAGTCGTCCTCGCAGTCGGCGCGGTCACGGTCGGCATCCACGCCCAGACCAGAGAGTACGCCGCCGACCGGGCGGGCGCGGAACTGGCCGGCGACCCCGCTGCACTCGCAAGCGCCCTCGAGACGCTCGCGGCGGCCGGGCCGCCTGAAACCGACGCTCGGACGCAGTTCCACGCCAGTTCGACGCTCGGCATCGTTCCGTACGCGCTCACGGCTACCGACGACATAACCGTGCCCTCGAGTCTTGCCCGCTGGGTCCCCGATGCGGACAGCGAACTGGACCGCGCAGCGTGGGTCCGGGGACTCTCGAGGGGATTCGGACGAGTCGGACGCGCGCTCGAGTGGCGGCCGTCAACGCACCCGCCGGTCGCCGAGCGAGTCGAGCGGTTACGTCAGCAGGCTCGTGAGTCGTGA
- a CDS encoding 5-methyltetrahydropteroyltriglutamate--homocysteine methyltransferase, producing MTEYVSTTPGLFPLPDWAKDDLSDLKGHQKHDLISGDEGDEITAAYAEGRENVISAQVDAGLDRISEGQLRWDDMLAHPLAVHDAVDTQGIVRYYDNNNFYRDPVVQGDLDFSGDVASELESAAELTDGDLQAVLPGPYSLADLATDDHYGDDAEFLGAIADFLEGEIEAFPEHETLFLLEPSLVESAPEDGADERASEAIDQVAQATDADVVVQPYWGALEEKMYAHLLDADIDAVGFDFVANQDENLYNIQEYGATDDISLGLADGQSTLVEDAEAVRDRVDWVYDQLPVAEFETVYLTTNTETFYLPYNKFEDKLAVLAEAAELAEVKAA from the coding sequence ATGACTGAGTACGTCTCGACCACGCCGGGACTCTTTCCGCTCCCGGACTGGGCGAAAGACGATCTTTCGGATCTGAAGGGCCACCAGAAACACGACCTCATCAGCGGCGATGAGGGCGACGAGATTACCGCAGCCTACGCAGAGGGCCGCGAAAACGTGATCAGCGCACAGGTTGATGCTGGTCTCGACCGTATTAGCGAGGGGCAACTGCGCTGGGACGACATGCTTGCGCACCCGCTTGCCGTCCACGACGCCGTCGACACGCAGGGGATCGTCCGCTACTACGACAACAACAACTTCTATCGCGACCCCGTCGTCCAGGGCGACCTCGACTTTTCGGGCGACGTTGCCTCCGAACTCGAGTCTGCCGCAGAACTGACCGACGGCGACCTGCAGGCCGTTCTCCCCGGCCCGTACTCGCTCGCCGACCTCGCAACCGACGACCACTACGGCGACGACGCCGAGTTCCTCGGCGCAATCGCTGATTTCCTCGAGGGCGAAATTGAAGCCTTCCCCGAGCACGAGACGCTGTTCCTGCTCGAGCCATCGCTCGTCGAGTCCGCGCCCGAAGACGGCGCGGACGAGCGCGCAAGCGAGGCAATCGATCAGGTCGCACAGGCTACGGACGCCGACGTTGTCGTCCAACCGTACTGGGGCGCACTCGAGGAGAAGATGTACGCACACCTCCTCGATGCGGATATCGACGCCGTCGGTTTCGACTTCGTCGCGAACCAGGACGAGAATCTCTACAACATTCAAGAGTACGGCGCGACCGACGACATTTCGCTCGGCCTCGCAGACGGGCAGAGTACGCTCGTCGAGGACGCAGAAGCGGTCCGCGACCGCGTCGACTGGGTGTACGACCAGCTCCCCGTCGCCGAGTTCGAGACAGTTTATCTGACGACGAACACGGAGACGTTCTACCTGCCGTACAACAAGTTCGAGGACAAACTCGCCGTTCTCGCCGAAGCAGCAGAACTCGCAGAGGTGAAAGCAGCATGA
- a CDS encoding methionine synthase yields the protein MSNENKDQFRPEDHENDHFLLTTVVGSYPKPKWLNRAKELYEDPDHSFDEDDFQEAEDDASRLITQEHERAGLDVVVDGEMRRNEMVEFFAHRIEGYEFNGPVKVWGHNYFDKPSVVTEVEYDESWLVDEYKFIADATDRPVKVPITGPYTLASWAFNEAYEDDAELSYALADLVNEEIEKLVEAGARYIQIDEPALATTPDDHAIVGEALEHIVEGIPEEVRIGLHVCYGDYSRIYPEILDYPVDEFDLELANGDYDQLDVFKDPEFTADLALGVTDVHVAEAESVEQIEENILKGLEVVPPEQLVLSPDCGVKLLPRDVAYGKMANMVEAARNVEAKLDAGEIDVEPGAATPADD from the coding sequence ATGAGCAACGAAAACAAAGACCAGTTCCGACCGGAGGACCACGAGAACGACCACTTCCTGCTGACGACCGTCGTCGGCAGCTATCCGAAGCCAAAGTGGCTCAACCGCGCAAAGGAACTCTACGAAGACCCTGACCACAGCTTCGACGAGGACGACTTTCAGGAGGCCGAAGACGACGCCTCCCGTCTGATCACGCAGGAACACGAACGCGCCGGTCTGGATGTCGTCGTCGACGGCGAAATGCGGCGCAACGAGATGGTCGAGTTCTTCGCCCACCGCATCGAGGGCTACGAGTTCAACGGCCCGGTCAAAGTCTGGGGACACAACTACTTCGATAAGCCATCCGTCGTCACGGAAGTCGAGTACGACGAAAGCTGGCTCGTCGACGAGTACAAGTTCATTGCAGACGCAACCGACCGCCCCGTCAAGGTCCCGATTACGGGTCCCTACACGCTCGCAAGCTGGGCGTTCAACGAGGCCTACGAGGACGACGCCGAACTCTCGTATGCGCTCGCTGACCTCGTCAACGAGGAAATCGAGAAGCTCGTCGAGGCTGGCGCACGCTACATCCAGATCGACGAGCCCGCACTCGCGACCACGCCGGACGACCACGCCATCGTCGGCGAGGCACTCGAGCACATCGTCGAGGGCATCCCCGAGGAAGTCCGCATCGGCCTCCACGTCTGTTACGGCGACTACTCCCGGATCTACCCCGAAATTCTCGACTACCCCGTCGACGAGTTCGACCTCGAGCTCGCAAACGGTGACTACGACCAGCTCGACGTGTTCAAAGACCCCGAGTTCACCGCGGATCTCGCACTCGGTGTTACCGACGTTCACGTCGCCGAAGCCGAATCCGTCGAACAGATCGAGGAGAACATCCTGAAGGGCCTCGAGGTCGTGCCACCGGAACAACTCGTCCTCTCGCCTGACTGTGGTGTGAAACTGCTTCCACGCGACGTCGCCTACGGCAAGATGGCGAACATGGTCGAAGCAGCACGCAACGTCGAAGCGAAACTCGACGCTGGCGAAATCGACGTCGAACCCGGTGCAGCGACGCCGGCTGACGACTAA
- a CDS encoding nitroreductase family protein — MQETVSTDLDLEAAATDHRETDYDIDPLFLTRWSPYAMTGEPLEEAQFLPLFEAARWAPSAFNNQHWRFIYATREDDEWDTFTDLLLGGNEDWATDAAVLAVIVSKTTFDHNGEPAPTHSFDTGAAWQNLALEGARRDLAVHGMAGFDYERAAKELEVPEEYAVEAMVAIGERAPPESLPEELQEREQPSDRKDLETIVHRGGFDA; from the coding sequence ATGCAAGAGACTGTTTCAACCGACCTTGATCTCGAGGCGGCTGCGACGGACCACCGTGAGACTGACTACGACATTGACCCGCTCTTTCTGACCCGCTGGTCGCCGTACGCGATGACCGGCGAGCCACTCGAGGAAGCACAGTTCCTCCCACTGTTCGAGGCCGCCCGCTGGGCGCCGTCAGCGTTTAACAACCAGCATTGGCGATTCATCTACGCGACGCGCGAGGACGACGAGTGGGACACCTTCACCGACCTGCTGCTCGGTGGAAACGAGGACTGGGCAACCGACGCGGCCGTCCTCGCCGTCATCGTCTCGAAGACGACGTTCGACCACAACGGCGAACCCGCGCCAACACACTCCTTTGACACCGGTGCCGCCTGGCAGAACCTCGCTCTCGAGGGTGCACGCCGCGATCTGGCCGTCCACGGCATGGCCGGCTTCGATTACGAGCGCGCCGCTAAGGAACTTGAGGTACCCGAGGAGTACGCTGTCGAGGCAATGGTCGCGATTGGCGAGCGCGCGCCGCCCGAGTCGCTGCCCGAAGAACTTCAGGAGCGCGAACAGCCAAGTGACCGCAAGGACCTCGAGACGATTGTCCACCGCGGCGGCTTCGACGCGTAA
- a CDS encoding carbohydrate kinase, whose translation MNADILVAGETLIDFLPERPGPITDVSRFDRRAGGAPANVAVALARLEHTPLFWTRVGDDPFGRYLEATLTDRSLPGRFIELDPKAKTTLAFVTHDETGDRSFSFYREGTADTRLEPGRVADSDLENCEWVHVGGVTLSSGRSREATLDLLERAAAAGVTTSFDPNARPELWPDEATFRSVCRDALEYVDVVKATGGELEALGFSGETVDERACGALEAGPHTVLATRGRAGSIAVARNAAPWSGPGTTSHPGYDADVVDTTGAGDAFVAGAIAALQEGRGLEETLAFANAVGAAATTAPGAMTALPDRDVVRSIRE comes from the coding sequence ATGAACGCCGACATCCTCGTCGCCGGGGAGACCCTCATCGATTTCCTCCCCGAGCGGCCCGGCCCGATTACTGACGTGTCGAGATTCGACCGACGCGCTGGTGGCGCACCCGCAAACGTCGCCGTTGCACTCGCCCGACTCGAGCACACGCCACTGTTCTGGACGCGCGTCGGTGACGACCCGTTCGGACGCTATCTCGAGGCGACGCTTACGGACCGGAGCCTTCCGGGCCGATTCATCGAACTCGACCCGAAAGCGAAGACGACGCTCGCGTTCGTCACGCACGACGAGACGGGCGACCGGAGCTTTTCGTTCTACCGCGAGGGGACTGCAGACACCCGCCTCGAGCCAGGGCGAGTCGCCGACAGCGACCTCGAGAACTGCGAGTGGGTCCACGTCGGCGGCGTGACCCTCTCGAGTGGCCGTTCGCGGGAGGCGACCCTCGACCTTCTCGAGCGGGCGGCAGCAGCGGGGGTGACAACCTCGTTCGATCCAAACGCGCGCCCAGAACTGTGGCCGGACGAGGCGACGTTTCGGTCCGTCTGTCGCGACGCGCTCGAATACGTCGACGTGGTGAAAGCGACTGGTGGCGAACTCGAGGCGCTCGGATTTTCGGGCGAAACTGTCGACGAACGCGCTTGCGGGGCGCTCGAGGCTGGACCGCACACGGTGCTTGCAACCCGCGGACGTGCAGGGTCGATTGCCGTCGCCCGCAACGCTGCCCCGTGGTCAGGGCCGGGAACCACCAGCCATCCGGGTTACGACGCCGACGTGGTCGATACCACCGGCGCGGGCGATGCCTTCGTCGCGGGCGCTATCGCCGCCCTGCAGGAGGGACGAGGGCTCGAGGAGACACTCGCGTTCGCCAACGCTGTCGGTGCCGCTGCGACGACGGCTCCCGGCGCGATGACCGCACTGCCGGACCGAGACGTAGTGCGCTCGATTCGGGAGTGA